In Subdoligranulum variabile, the genomic stretch TTCGCTGTGGCTTTCTCTGTGGCTTTATACAGTGCCGGTTACATTGCTTTGCGCCCTGGGGGGGCTGCCGGTCTCCTTCGGCACGCTGCGGTGGGCTGTCTTCCCGGCCTCCACTCGGCAGCTGTGGTTTATCTCGGATTATCTGGTCCTGCTGGTCTGTATGCCGCTGCTGGCGCGGGTTCTGCGGGGATTGCCCCGCGGGGCGCACCGAGGGCTGCTGTTGGTTCTGGCGGTGCCGTTGATTCTGTACCCCACGCTGTTCGCGGAGGACGGCATTGTCAGCGATCTTTCCTGGATGTTCCTGTATGAATATCTGCTGGCGGCCTACCTGCGCCGTTACCCGGACAACCGTCTGAGCCGGCTGCTGCGCCACCGGGTACTGGCTTTGGCTTTGGGTGTGGGCCTGCCGCTGCTCAACACGGCGGCACGCGCCTGGCTGGAATGGCAGGGCCGGACGGACGGCAAGGCCTTCCAGTACGTTGCTTACTATCGTACCGGGCTCGGCGCCCTGCCCAATCTGCTGGCGGCGCTGGCCTTGTTCTCGCTGTTCCAGACAGTGAAGCTCGGCAGCCGACGCTGGGTCAATGCCCTGGCCGGTACCACCCTTGGTGTCTACATCCTGCACCAGGTTCCGGCATTTCGGGACTTCCTGTGGAACGGTATCTTTCAGGCACAGGCGCATCACGGTTCGGTATCCTATACACTGCTGGTGATCCTGGCTACCTTTGCGGGCTGTGCCTGTGTAGATGCTGTGCGCACCTGGCTGGTTATGCGTCCGCTGTATAATAGCCCGCCGTTCCGTATGCTTTGCGCAAAGGGGGATGCACTCGCGGCAAAAATACAGTCCGGTGATTAAAAGAACCTCCTCCCGCTTATACTAAGAGTATGAGACGAGAGGAGGTTTTTTGATGGAAGTGCATAGAGGGGAAGTGTTCTACGCGGATCTGAGCCCGGTGGTGGGTTCGGAACAGGGGGGCATCCGGCCGGTACTTATCATTCAGAATGAGATCGGGAACCGGCACAGTCCCACCGTCATTGCCGCAGCGATCACCAGCCGGCAGGACAAAAACCGCCTGCCCACCCACATCAGCGTACGGGCAGATCGCTGCGGGCTGTCCAAGGACAGCATTGTGCTGACCGAACAGATCCGTACGCTGGACAAACGGCGGCTGCGGGAACGGGCCGGTCGTATCCCGCCCGACGATATGCGCCGGGTGGATGAGGCGCTGGGCGTTTCCATGGGACTGGAAAGCCAGAATACCCATGAGGATGGCGGCTACTTTTGATACAAAAATCCCTCCGGGATGCTGGTCCCGGAGGGATTGCTGTTTTTCAGGGAAGGATCAGAACGCCACTTTCTTGGCGATGTAATCCTTCAGCTCACTGATGGGCAGGCGGACCTGCTCCATCGTATCGCGGTCACGGACGGTGACACAGTTGTCCGCTTCGACCTTGTCGTCGCCGACAGTCTGGAAGTCCACAGTGATGCACAGCGGGGTGCCGATCTCATCCTGGCGGCGATAACGCTTGCCGATGGAACCGGCGTCGTCGTAGTCCACCATAAAGTCCTTGGCCAGCTCGTTGCGGATTTCCATAGCCTTGTCACCCAGCTTTTTGGAGAGCGGCAGGACGGCGCACTTGAAAGGCGCCAGGAAGGGATGCAGATGCAGCACAGTGCGCACATCCTCCTTGCCCTTGGCATCCACCAGGTGCTCTTCGTCGTAGGCTTCACACAGGAAAGCCAGGGCGACGCGGTCACAGCCCAGGGACGGCTCGATAACATAGGGAATATAGTGTTCGTTGGTTTCGGGGTCAAAGTACTCCAGGCTCTTGCCGGAAGCCTCCTGGTGACGGCTCAGGTCATAGTTGGTGCGGTCGGCAATGCCCCACAGCTCGCCCCAGTCGGTGAACGGGAAAGCGTACTCGATGTCGGTGGTAGCGCGGGAGTAGAAGGCGAGTTCGGCGGCCTCGTGATCACGCAGGCGCAGATTTTCTTCCTTGATGCCCAGGCTCAGCAGCCAGTTCTTGCAGAAATCCTTCCAGTAGGCGAACCATTCCAGATCGGTGTTCGGCTTGCAGAAGAACTCGCACTCCATCTGCTCGAATTCACGGGTGCGGAAGGTGAAGTTGCCCGGAGTGATCTCGTTGCGGAAGGCCTTGCCCACCTGGCAGACGCCGAAGGGCAGTTTGCGGCGGGTGGTGCGCTGGATGTTGGCAAAGTTGACGAAGATGCCCTGCGCAGTCTCGGGACGCAGGTAGCAGGTGGAGGAGGAATCCTCGGTGACACCGATGGCCGTCTTGAACATCAGGTTGAACTTACGAATGGGGGTAAAGTCATGTTTGCCGCAGACGGGGCAGACCACCTCCTCGTGGCTGGCGATGAAGGCGTCCATCTCGTCAAAGGTCATGGCGTCCACGTCCACATTCTTGCCCTGCTCGCAGTCGGCAATCAGTTTGTCGGCGCGGTGACGGCTCTTGCAGGCACGGCAGTCCAGCAACGGATCCGAGAAGCTGGCCACATGGCCGGTGGTTACCCAGGTCTGAGGATTCATCAGGATGGCGGCATCCAGGCCGACATTGTAAGGGCTTTCCTGCACAAATTTCTTCAGCCAGGCCTTTTTGACGTTGTTCTTGAACTCAACGCCCAGGGGGCCGTAGTCCCAGCTGTTGGCCAGGCCGCCGTAGATCTCGCTGCCGGGGTAGATGAACCCGCGGTTTTTGCACAGGTTGACGATCATGTCCAGAGTCTTTTCACTGTTCTTCATTTGTACGATTACTCCTTCCGCATGGCTGGCTGCCACACAAAGCGATTTGCTGCGCCGCACCAATCGGGCGCAATGCACTTATTATAGCATAGGCAGCAGGTCCGCACAAGCGCTGCGCGGCAAAAGCTGTTGAAAAGGAAGTATTACATTGGTATAATTGGAAAGTAATACAGTCCGGAAAATGGATGCGACCGGCAAAAACAGAGAGGCGGCACAGATATGCGCAGCAAGGCGATCGCGTAATGGAAAAAGTGCATCCAAAGGTATCCGCTTTTTGGTGCTTCCTCTCTGCCCTGCTTCGCAAAAAAGAGGCGTCTTGTCTTGGCCGCATGGCTGCGAGGGAATAAACGAAAGCGGGCAGCGGTTCAGCAGAGCTGACGTGCAATCTGTCGTGCCAGCTCGGGTAGTGCTTCCACGCTCACATCATTACCGGCGTTCAGACGGGCCAGTTCAGCCTGAACCCGGGGAATCTTTCGGGCTGGAATACCCAGCGCTCGCAGATCGGCGCTGGTGAGAGGACTTTTGGAGGAGTCCTTCCCCAAGCGGGAAATGACCAGAGGATCCATGCTCCATACAAATTTTGCCATGATTTATGCCTCCCCGTGGGCAAATCACCCGAATTGTGGAAATCTTTTCTGCCATTATACCAAAAATTTTAAAAAAGTGTTTATTTTACTGCAAAAAAATATTATAATTATAAAAAACTTTTGTAAAAGTATAGCCGTACCCTGCGGGGACGGACTTTGTTTGAGGTGACGACTCATGGTATTTAACATCTTTGACCCGAAATTGCTGGATGGCGTCAAGACCGTACACTTTATCGGCTGCGGCGGCTCCGGTACCTATCCGCTGATCCAGATCCTGCACAGTCACGGCTTTGCCATCACCGGTTCTGATGTGGAGGAAACCAAGAACACCGAAGCGGAGCGTGCCCTCGGCGTCAAGGTAACGATCGGCCACGATGCTGCCAATCTGGGGGATGCCCAGCTGGTGGTGTACAGTGCCGCCATTCATGACGACAATCCCGAATTGCAGGCGGCCAAGGCCCGCGGAATCAAGGCTGTGGAGCGCAGTGTCCTGCTGGGATACGTCAGCCGGATGCATCCCCAGAGCGTCGGCGTGGCAGGTACTCACGGAAAGACCACCACAACTGGCATGATCACGACGATGCTGGAACTGGCCGGACGGGACCCTGCGGCAGTCATCGGCGGCAAACTGCCGCTGATCGATGGCTACGGCAAGGCCGGCAGCGGTCAGAGCGCCGTCATCGAAGCTTGCGAATACCATGAGACTTTCCTGCATCTGACCTGCGCGGTAGGGGTCATCCTGAACATTGACAATGACCATCTGGAGTACTACGGCACGATGGGGCAGCTCAAGCTGGCATTCCAGAAGTTTGCGCTTCTGTCCCGCACGGTAGTATTCAATATGGACGATCACAACACCGTTGATGTGGTGAACAGCATTGACCGTCCGGTACTGAGCTTCGGCATCACCGAAGATGCCCGTTTCCGTGCCGTCAACGTAGCCGAGTACAAACCCGGATTCTATGAGTTTGATGTCCTTGAACTGGGCGAGAATTTTGCTCATATCCGTCTGGGCGTGCCCGGTTACCACAACATTTATAATGCTCTGGCCATGTGCTGCTGCGTGCGTCCGTTGGGCCTCAAGCCGGAGGATGCTGTTCGTGCGGCAGAAGCGTTCCATGGTACCGGCCGCCGGTTTGAGATCAAGGGCGAGTGCAACGGTGCCGTGATTGTGGACGATTATGCCCATCATCCCACAGAGCTGGAAGCTACGCTGAAAACCGCCAAGGGGCTGGGATACCAGCGGGTGATTGCGGTGCATCAGCCGTTTACCTACAGCCGCACCAAGATGCTGATGGATGATTTCGTCAAGGTGCTGGGCGAAGCGAATCAGGTCGTGCTGCTGCCCATCATGGGCGGCCGCGAAGCGGACGACGGCACCGTCAGCTCCGAACAGCTGGCGGCCAAGATCCCCGGCAGTGTGGTGGTCGACGGGCTGGAAGGCGCGGCCGACTGGGTCAAG encodes the following:
- a CDS encoding acyltransferase family protein — translated: MVAKTPRASNLELLRILCMLFIIGDHLTGQGGIADYSTLSSSLAFCLIGCGSRIACSIFVLIGSWFLCEQPFATRRPLSLWLSLWLYTVPVTLLCALGGLPVSFGTLRWAVFPASTRQLWFISDYLVLLVCMPLLARVLRGLPRGAHRGLLLVLAVPLILYPTLFAEDGIVSDLSWMFLYEYLLAAYLRRYPDNRLSRLLRHRVLALALGVGLPLLNTAARAWLEWQGRTDGKAFQYVAYYRTGLGALPNLLAALALFSLFQTVKLGSRRWVNALAGTTLGVYILHQVPAFRDFLWNGIFQAQAHHGSVSYTLLVILATFAGCACVDAVRTWLVMRPLYNSPPFRMLCAKGDALAAKIQSGD
- a CDS encoding type II toxin-antitoxin system PemK/MazF family toxin gives rise to the protein MEVHRGEVFYADLSPVVGSEQGGIRPVLIIQNEIGNRHSPTVIAAAITSRQDKNRLPTHISVRADRCGLSKDSIVLTEQIRTLDKRRLRERAGRIPPDDMRRVDEALGVSMGLESQNTHEDGGYF
- a CDS encoding glycine--tRNA ligase; translation: MKNSEKTLDMIVNLCKNRGFIYPGSEIYGGLANSWDYGPLGVEFKNNVKKAWLKKFVQESPYNVGLDAAILMNPQTWVTTGHVASFSDPLLDCRACKSRHRADKLIADCEQGKNVDVDAMTFDEMDAFIASHEEVVCPVCGKHDFTPIRKFNLMFKTAIGVTEDSSSTCYLRPETAQGIFVNFANIQRTTRRKLPFGVCQVGKAFRNEITPGNFTFRTREFEQMECEFFCKPNTDLEWFAYWKDFCKNWLLSLGIKEENLRLRDHEAAELAFYSRATTDIEYAFPFTDWGELWGIADRTNYDLSRHQEASGKSLEYFDPETNEHYIPYVIEPSLGCDRVALAFLCEAYDEEHLVDAKGKEDVRTVLHLHPFLAPFKCAVLPLSKKLGDKAMEIRNELAKDFMVDYDDAGSIGKRYRRQDEIGTPLCITVDFQTVGDDKVEADNCVTVRDRDTMEQVRLPISELKDYIAKKVAF
- the murC gene encoding UDP-N-acetylmuramate--L-alanine ligase, encoding MVFNIFDPKLLDGVKTVHFIGCGGSGTYPLIQILHSHGFAITGSDVEETKNTEAERALGVKVTIGHDAANLGDAQLVVYSAAIHDDNPELQAAKARGIKAVERSVLLGYVSRMHPQSVGVAGTHGKTTTTGMITTMLELAGRDPAAVIGGKLPLIDGYGKAGSGQSAVIEACEYHETFLHLTCAVGVILNIDNDHLEYYGTMGQLKLAFQKFALLSRTVVFNMDDHNTVDVVNSIDRPVLSFGITEDARFRAVNVAEYKPGFYEFDVLELGENFAHIRLGVPGYHNIYNALAMCCCVRPLGLKPEDAVRAAEAFHGTGRRFEIKGECNGAVIVDDYAHHPTELEATLKTAKGLGYQRVIAVHQPFTYSRTKMLMDDFVKVLGEANQVVLLPIMGGREADDGTVSSEQLAAKIPGSVVVDGLEGAADWVKQNAGKGDLVVCMSCGDLYKAADMMVGK